CGGAGATGCTCGACTTGACCGAACGTACGAAACCCGGCCCGTTCCTGCCGAAAACCATCGCGCTGGGCACCTATCTGGGCATCCGCCGCGACGGCGCATTGGTCGCCATGGCGGGCGAGCGGATGCGGCTGCCGGGCTGGACCGAGATCAGCGCGGTGTGCACCGATCCGTCGTTCCAGGGGCAGGGGCTGGCCGGCCGGCTGGTCCGCGCGGTCGCGGCGGAGATCCGGGAGCGCGGGGACCGGCCGATGCTGCACGCGGCGGGGAGCAACACCGGGGCGATCCGGCTGTACGAGAAGCTGGGGTTCCGGCTGGCACGGGAGATCGTCTTCGGCGCGTACCGGACTCCGGCGCAAGGCTAGGGTCTGGTGGTCCCGATCCAGGTCCGGGAATGGCCCCTTGACGGAATCTGAGTCCGGCAGGGGCCCGTTGAGGGAATCTGCGTCCGGCAGGGGCTCGTTGAGGGAATCTGAGTCCGGCAGGGGCCCCTTCACGGCAGTTCCGCGGCGAGGCGGACAGGATCACGCGACCCGAGCGGAGCCAGTGGAAGACACCGGTAAGCCGGTTTGGTCTGGCCGGACGCAATTCGGTGGCACCTCGCCCTCGTGGACCGAGAGGATGGTGCCCATGTCCCGACGCGAGCTCGTCGTGCTGGGTTCGGCGAGCCAGACGCCGACCCGGCACCGCAACCACAACGGCTACCTGCTGCGGTTCGACGCCGACGGCGTGCTTTTCGATCCGGGCGAAGGCACTCAGCGGCAGATGACGCACGCGGGCGTGTCGGCGAACGAACTGACCCATCTCTGCGTCACCCACTTCCACGGCGACCACAGCCTGGGCCTGGCCGGGGTGATCCAACGCCTCTCGCTCGACGCGGTCGCCCACCCGGTGCGCTGCCACTACCCGGCGTCCGGCCAGGAGTACTTCGACCGGTTGCGGCACTCGACGGTCTTCCACGAACGCACCGAACTGGTCGAGCACCCGGCCTCTGGACCCGGTCCGCTGGACGGCCCGCTGTCGGCGTATCAGCTGGACCACCGCATCGACTGCTTCGGCTACCGCTATGCCGAACCAGACGGCGTCCGGATGCTCCCGGACGCGTTGGCCGCGGCCGGCGTTCGCGGGGCCGACGTGCGGAAACTTCAGGCGGACGGCGTGTTCGTCACGCCTGAGCGCACCGTCGGGCTGGCGGACGTGAGCGTCCCGCGCCCGGGACAGGTGGTCGCGTTCGTGATGGACACGCGCCTGTGCGAGGGCGCGTTCGCCTGCGCCCGGGAAGCGGACCTGCTGGTGGCGGAATCGACCTTCCGCGCGGACGACGCCGACCTGGCGCACCGCTACGGGCACCTGACCAGCACCGAAGCCGGCCTCCTCGCGGCGGAGTCGGGTGCCCGGGAGTTGCTGCTCACGCACTTTTCGCAGCGATACCCCTACGCGGAGGCCGACCGGTTCCGCGATGAGGCGGCGAAGGTATTCGACGGGGAGATCCACGTGGCACGGGACTTGGACGTCGTGCCGCTGCCGTCGCGGCGTTGAGCGGAAGGCACCCGGCAGCCAACGCACCCGGCGCCGACGATTTCCGGCGGCGTGTCGGTACCCACCCGGGCCGCGCGGGTACCGGCTCGTGACAGACTGCCGAGCGATGTACACGCCGTCTGATCTCGCTGACCTGCTCGAATGCGAGCACCGGAGCATCCTCAACCAGGCGCTGGCGGCGGGGATTCCCGGCGCGCCGCGGCCCGGTTCCGGGCCCGATCGGCTGGCGGTGAAGTACGGGCGCGAGCACGAGGCGGCCACCCTCAACCGACTGCGCGGCGAGCGCAGGCAGGTCGTGGAGATCGAGGAGCACGATCCGGTCGCAGCGGCGAAGGCGACCGAGGAAGCGCTGCGGGGCGGCGCGCCGGTGGTCTACCAGGCGGTGTTCCACGACGGCGAGTTCTCCGGGCGCGCGGACTTTCTCCTCCGCGACGACCAGGGCCGCTACGAGGTCTATGACACCAAGCTCGCTCGGCACGCGAAGCCGTCGGCGGTCGTGCAGCTGACTGCGTATGCCGACGCGTTGCGGCGCGGCGGCTGGCCCGCCGGTCCGGAGATGCACCTGCTGCTCGGCGACGGCAGCACGCGCAGCCTGCGCGTCGACGACTTCCTCCCGCTCGTCGACCGGCTCCGGGACCGCTTGCTGGACCGGCCGCCGCAGCTGCCGGATCGGGTCTGGGCCGACGAGCGGCCGGCTTGCACCGGGTGTGCCTTCGCTGATCATTGCTCGTCCGCGCGGGAGGCGGACCGCGATCTGTCGCTGGTCGCGGGGATGCGCGGCGAGCAGCGGCGCAAGCTGGCGACTGCTGGTCTCGGCACGATCGACGCGCTCGCCGCGGCGGACCCGGCCGACCGCCCGCGCGACATGTCCGAGGGGACGTTCGCCTCGCTGCGCGCGCAGGCGGCGATCCAGGTCCGGCAGGACGAGACCGGCGAGCTGGCCTGC
This sequence is a window from Amycolatopsis benzoatilytica AK 16/65. Protein-coding genes within it:
- a CDS encoding ribonuclease Z codes for the protein MSRRELVVLGSASQTPTRHRNHNGYLLRFDADGVLFDPGEGTQRQMTHAGVSANELTHLCVTHFHGDHSLGLAGVIQRLSLDAVAHPVRCHYPASGQEYFDRLRHSTVFHERTELVEHPASGPGPLDGPLSAYQLDHRIDCFGYRYAEPDGVRMLPDALAAAGVRGADVRKLQADGVFVTPERTVGLADVSVPRPGQVVAFVMDTRLCEGAFACAREADLLVAESTFRADDADLAHRYGHLTSTEAGLLAAESGARELLLTHFSQRYPYAEADRFRDEAAKVFDGEIHVARDLDVVPLPSRR
- a CDS encoding GNAT family N-acetyltransferase — encoded protein: MSTSPLSNPAWAALTGRQAHFAEQKGQVLRYPVDVSPFQAVPDRPDEHVWQDLADLVGPGVSAWVVGGIAVPAPAGWTVEHEVPGVQMDGSAVDAAPDAEAVRLTEADVPEMLDLTERTKPGPFLPKTIALGTYLGIRRDGALVAMAGERMRLPGWTEISAVCTDPSFQGQGLAGRLVRAVAAEIRERGDRPMLHAAGSNTGAIRLYEKLGFRLAREIVFGAYRTPAQG